The Pantoea phytobeneficialis genome has a segment encoding these proteins:
- a CDS encoding RES family NAD+ phosphorylase: protein MKLYRMTKTRFLSSAWSGYGAREGGGRWNSIGVSMVYASETASLTMLETLIHLQSASILDFFTLLSIEVPDDLIQWVDAAQLPQDWAAAQAPAALREFGDFWIDSQASVALRVPSALSPVEFNYLLNPEHPQFAPLIKNAVEIPFRFDQRFAR from the coding sequence GTGAAGTTATATCGGATGACGAAAACGCGTTTTCTCAGCTCGGCGTGGAGCGGCTACGGTGCCAGGGAAGGTGGCGGTCGCTGGAACAGCATCGGCGTATCGATGGTGTACGCTTCCGAAACCGCCTCCCTCACCATGCTGGAAACCCTTATCCACCTGCAAAGCGCCAGCATTCTCGATTTCTTCACCCTGTTAAGCATTGAGGTGCCAGACGATTTAATTCAATGGGTTGATGCGGCGCAATTACCGCAGGACTGGGCGGCCGCGCAGGCCCCCGCTGCGTTGCGTGAGTTTGGTGATTTTTGGATCGACAGCCAGGCATCTGTTGCGTTACGTGTGCCCAGCGCCTTATCGCCGGTTGAGTTTAATTACCTGCTCAACCCCGAGCATCCGCAATTTGCGCCCCTGATTAAAAATGCGGTGGAGATCCCCTTCCGTTTCGATCAACGTTTTGCGCGATAA
- a CDS encoding LysR family transcriptional regulator, whose amino-acid sequence MNRTGISELEIVLAVARRGSFSGAASELEISPSAVTNAVAALEKRLGVRLFNRTTRSVGLTEAGRRFTQKIAPAVEMIRSASEEVASQPADPAGTLRINVPPESCALWYDDILLPFLARYPRIRAEIHSQKEKVDIVAAGYDAGIRLADDIPADMIAVKLTPPLQMILVASPDYISRCGAPEQPQALSDHPCICMRMADGSIYRWELSQQQRRYKVQVEPQLVVNDLASAQKAVTGGLGIACLSQRHVVADIQAGRLVRLMPEWQVNLGELCLYYPGHRLVPPALKALTGFVRERFT is encoded by the coding sequence ATGAATCGAACCGGTATCAGTGAACTTGAAATTGTGCTGGCAGTGGCGCGGCGTGGCAGTTTTAGCGGCGCAGCCAGTGAGCTGGAGATCTCGCCTTCGGCGGTGACCAATGCTGTCGCGGCGCTGGAAAAGCGCCTTGGGGTGCGGCTGTTTAATCGCACCACGCGCAGCGTCGGGTTAACCGAGGCCGGGCGGCGTTTTACGCAGAAAATCGCTCCGGCGGTGGAGATGATCCGCAGCGCATCTGAAGAAGTTGCTAGCCAGCCCGCCGATCCTGCCGGGACGTTGCGTATCAATGTGCCGCCGGAAAGTTGTGCGCTGTGGTATGACGACATTCTGCTGCCGTTTCTCGCGCGCTATCCACGTATTCGCGCGGAGATCCACAGTCAGAAGGAGAAAGTGGATATTGTGGCGGCGGGTTATGACGCGGGTATCCGGCTGGCGGATGATATCCCGGCGGATATGATCGCGGTGAAGCTGACGCCACCGTTGCAGATGATTCTGGTCGCGTCCCCCGACTATATTTCCCGCTGTGGCGCACCGGAGCAGCCGCAGGCGTTGAGCGATCATCCTTGCATCTGCATGCGTATGGCGGATGGCAGCATTTATCGCTGGGAACTGAGCCAGCAGCAGCGTCGCTATAAGGTTCAGGTCGAGCCGCAGTTGGTGGTGAATGACTTGGCTTCGGCGCAGAAAGCGGTCACCGGGGGATTGGGCATTGCCTGTCTGTCGCAGCGACATGTCGTAGCGGATATACAGGCTGGCAGGTTGGTGCGCTTAATGCCGGAGTGGCAGGTTAATCTTGGCGAGCTATGTCTTTATTATCCGGGTCACCGCCTGGTGCCACCGGCGTTGAAGGCGCTCACCGGCTTTGTCCGGGAGAGGTTTACGTAG
- a CDS encoding lipoate--protein ligase A: MTSLRLLVSQSNDPWFNLAVEDCIFRQMPTTQRVLFLWQNAETIVIGRAQNPWKECNTRRMAEDHIKLARRSSGGGAVFHDLGNCCFTFMAGKPEYDKSVSTAIILHALASLGISAEASGRNDIVVNVAGDVRKISGSAYRETPDRGFHHGTFLMNADLSRLADYLNPDIKKLQAKGISSVRSRVANLIELMPDISYAKICDAVTQSWFAYYQDQCQPEFISPEALPDLPGFAEQFAKQSSWEWNFGQAPDFSHLLDQRFSWGGVEIHFDIERGSISRCQIFTDSLNPAPLETLAARLSGVIYRPEAVAAQLTRLESEYPQQQAELAQLGQWLLASLR, from the coding sequence ATGACGAGTTTGCGCTTGTTAGTGTCCCAATCAAACGACCCCTGGTTTAACCTTGCGGTGGAAGATTGTATTTTCCGCCAGATGCCCACCACCCAGCGCGTGTTGTTTCTCTGGCAAAACGCGGAAACCATTGTGATTGGGCGTGCGCAGAATCCGTGGAAAGAGTGCAACACCCGGCGCATGGCGGAAGATCACATCAAACTGGCGCGCCGCAGCAGTGGCGGTGGCGCGGTGTTTCACGATTTGGGTAACTGCTGCTTTACCTTTATGGCTGGCAAACCGGAATATGATAAAAGCGTCTCGACCGCGATTATCCTGCACGCGCTGGCGAGTCTTGGCATCAGCGCAGAGGCTTCGGGTCGTAATGATATCGTGGTCAATGTGGCGGGCGATGTGCGCAAGATTTCCGGCTCAGCCTACCGCGAAACACCCGATCGCGGTTTCCATCACGGTACTTTCCTGATGAACGCAGATCTGTCACGGCTGGCGGATTATCTCAATCCTGACATCAAAAAATTGCAGGCCAAAGGGATTAGCTCCGTGCGCTCACGCGTGGCAAATTTGATCGAACTGATGCCGGATATCAGTTATGCGAAAATTTGTGACGCGGTCACGCAGTCGTGGTTCGCGTACTATCAGGATCAGTGCCAGCCTGAATTTATCTCCCCTGAGGCCTTGCCTGATTTGCCCGGTTTTGCCGAACAATTTGCCAAACAAAGCAGTTGGGAGTGGAATTTCGGCCAGGCACCGGATTTCTCCCATCTGCTCGATCAACGTTTTAGTTGGGGCGGCGTGGAGATCCATTTTGACATTGAGCGCGGCAGCATCAGCCGTTGCCAGATCTTTACCGATAGCCTGAATCCGGCACCGCTGGAAACGCTGGCAGCACGTTTAAGCGGCGTAATATACCGCCCGGAAGCCGTTGCCGCGCAACTGACGCGTCTGGAGAGTGAATATCCACAACAGCAGGCCGAACTGGCGCAGTTGGGGCAATGGTTGCTCGCCAGCCTGCGTTGA
- a CDS encoding lactonase family protein, translating to MKIALRLALLTALTFSAPLLAQTFVYVSEASDGNIARYSLNEKTGALTLLGQTSAGGKVMPMALSADHHRLYAAIRSQPLRLMSWTIDAQNGDLLQANETPAAASYPYISTDSQGRFLLGSSYDGDVVHVYRLAADGKVIAPPVAAYKTGHAAHSVISDATGRSVYVGNLGTDRVLQLNLTPDGSLTPIGSGFVATEAENGARHSVMSPDNRYLYNIGEMGGIITQFQRQPNGALKKIAEWPNAVAAQYHLQHGRERLADYNDPTPRIWSADIRITPNGRFLYVTERTSSTVTGYRVNKQDGKLTLIGSWPVEKQPRGIAISPDGRWLIASGEKSNVTGSYAINRRSGVLKRVGSAPAGGDANWVTVVSY from the coding sequence ATGAAAATTGCTCTACGTCTGGCGTTGCTTACGGCGCTGACTTTTAGTGCGCCATTGCTGGCGCAAACCTTTGTTTATGTATCCGAAGCCAGTGACGGCAACATTGCCCGTTACAGTCTGAATGAGAAAACCGGCGCGCTGACCTTACTCGGGCAAACCTCCGCAGGGGGGAAAGTGATGCCGATGGCGCTGAGCGCCGATCATCATCGCTTGTACGCCGCGATCCGCAGCCAGCCCTTAAGGTTGATGAGTTGGACGATTGATGCGCAAAACGGCGATTTGTTGCAGGCCAACGAAACCCCGGCCGCAGCCAGTTATCCCTATATCAGCACCGACAGTCAGGGGCGTTTTCTGTTGGGTTCTTCCTATGATGGCGATGTGGTGCACGTTTATCGCCTGGCGGCTGACGGCAAGGTTATTGCACCGCCGGTGGCCGCGTATAAAACCGGCCATGCCGCGCACTCGGTGATTAGCGATGCAACCGGCCGTTCAGTTTATGTTGGCAACCTCGGGACCGACCGGGTGTTACAACTCAATCTTACCCCGGACGGCAGCCTGACGCCGATTGGCAGCGGTTTTGTTGCAACGGAAGCCGAGAATGGTGCGCGTCATTCCGTCATGTCGCCGGATAACCGTTATCTGTACAACATTGGTGAGATGGGCGGCATCATTACGCAATTTCAGCGCCAGCCCAACGGTGCGTTGAAAAAAATCGCCGAGTGGCCCAACGCAGTGGCAGCGCAATATCATCTGCAACATGGTCGTGAGCGCCTGGCCGATTACAACGATCCCACGCCGCGTATCTGGTCGGCGGATATCCGTATCACCCCGAATGGTCGTTTCTTGTATGTGACCGAACGCACCAGTAGCACGGTGACGGGTTATCGCGTCAATAAGCAGGATGGCAAATTAACCTTAATCGGCAGCTGGCCGGTGGAAAAACAGCCGCGCGGCATTGCGATTTCGCCCGATGGACGCTGGTTGATTGCCAGCGGAGAGAAAAGCAACGTCACCGGCAGCTACGCCATTAATCGACGCAGTGGGGTGCTCAAACGCGTTGGCAGCGCACCCGCTGGCGGCGATGCGAACTGGGTGACGGTGGTGAGTTACTGA
- a CDS encoding ATP-dependent helicase, translating to MSDAALQHFLPATQAWFRATFAAPTPVQAEAWQAIASGKNCLVIAPTGSGKTLAAFLHAIDALFRERSQTDAVARSHKTRILYISPVKALAADVQRNLQLPLAGVEAQRRQQDEMEITLQVGMRSGDTRSAERAQLQRRPPDILITTPESLFLMLTSKARETLRGISTVIVDEVHAVAGSKRGSHLALSLERLDALLAQPAQRIGLSATVRPPEAVARFLGGVGETLVVNPAAKRPLQLTITVPVADMTDIQQRPDSQAVQDATLAAGSIWPHIEAGILDEVLRHRATLVFTNSRGLAEKLTARLNERYARQLGEQPTVPEASFDYGSFTGGTEKRTQTPDNLIARSHHGSVSKEQRLEIETALKAGELRCVVATSSLELGIDMGDIDLVIQVGAPLSVASALQRVGRAGHQVGGTPKGIFWPRTRRDLLDTAVTVEAMLAGDLDAIAPPHNPLDILAQQTVAAAAMETLQLDDWFALVRCADPFRSLPRAAFEAVLDMLAGRYPSDEFANLRPRIIWDRHNHTLSGRPGAQHLAVTSGGTIPDRGMFSVMLPEGEEQSGARRVGELDEEMVYESRVNDIITLGATSWRIQQITHDQVVVVPAPGRSARLPFWHGEGVGRSAALGEAIGRYLREVDQGAPIADALDDHARHNIQTLIAEQRQATGVLPTDRTLLIERCRDETGDWRVILHSPYGQRVHAPWALAVAERITRIMGIDPAVVASDDGIVARFPDSDGRVPGAELFLFEPDELQRVVSQSVGQSALFAARFRECAARALLLPRRNPGKRSPLWQQRLRAGQLLEVARQFDDFPILIETARECLQDVYDLPALHHLMARLQQGEIQLADVTTESPSPFAAPLLFGYVAEFMYASDAPQAEKRASMLALDSKLLKRLLGEVDMRELLDADMVARVEQELQRLPASYHANSIEALSDLLREVGPLTHAELALRYSGDEVLSDGLQALQQAQRIFCVSIAGETRWALAEDASRLRDALGCRVPDTLPPALLQPVTRPLYDLLQRYARTHALFTGKDLARHFGLGVAVVIDALEELRQQGKLMKGDFTTADDDEPQWVAENVFRRLRLRSLQAAREATKPVDPAVYVTLLLERQGVISDANAREAQGALSGVNGVVRVIEQLAGIALPAALWETQILPARVRDYQPAMLDELLSSGEVVWHGQRTAAAAEGMVSLHLSEYAAETLPPASQGQNVALTPLQQQILTLLQDGSGWFVRQLVPRLTSEEGDPNLIYQAMWDLAWRGYLTTDTWSALRSVTGHASTPRPRTHRHRHGHRGYAAPTRLVASGPGLNSMAGRWSLLARPALADTERALALTENMLDRFAVVSRGAAIAEQVPGGFPALQPVLRGLEDSGRLLRGRFVAGMGAAQFADHTVIDRLRQLANSPRQVGTPVALAVLDPANPFGVQLPWPLSLAGNRPTRRQGALVVIAAGRVLLYLPQGGKELMTFATNATFDEQHAAVLALGVALRREKHLSFTLERVDGQPAGQSPLLAALKEAGFSRVPRGYSWYG from the coding sequence ATGTCAGACGCAGCTCTCCAGCATTTCTTACCCGCTACACAGGCATGGTTCCGAGCCACTTTTGCTGCCCCCACCCCCGTTCAGGCGGAAGCCTGGCAGGCCATCGCCAGTGGTAAAAATTGCCTGGTGATTGCACCAACCGGATCGGGTAAAACGCTGGCGGCCTTTCTGCATGCCATCGATGCGCTATTTCGTGAGCGCAGCCAGACAGATGCAGTTGCCCGCAGTCATAAAACCCGCATTCTGTATATCTCGCCGGTGAAGGCGCTGGCCGCCGATGTGCAGCGCAACCTGCAATTGCCGCTGGCGGGGGTGGAGGCACAACGCCGCCAGCAGGATGAAATGGAAATCACCTTGCAGGTGGGGATGCGTTCTGGCGATACACGCAGCGCTGAGCGGGCGCAGTTGCAACGCCGCCCACCGGATATCCTGATCACCACGCCTGAGTCCCTGTTTCTGATGCTGACCTCCAAAGCGCGCGAAACGCTGCGGGGAATATCCACGGTGATCGTCGATGAAGTCCATGCGGTAGCGGGCAGCAAACGCGGCTCGCATCTGGCGCTCAGTCTGGAACGACTCGATGCATTGCTGGCGCAACCGGCGCAGCGGATTGGGTTATCCGCGACCGTACGTCCCCCCGAGGCCGTGGCGCGTTTTCTCGGAGGGGTGGGCGAAACCCTGGTGGTCAATCCGGCGGCGAAGCGTCCACTGCAACTGACCATCACCGTTCCGGTGGCGGATATGACTGACATCCAGCAACGTCCGGACAGTCAGGCTGTGCAGGATGCCACGCTCGCCGCCGGATCGATCTGGCCGCATATTGAAGCGGGCATTCTTGACGAAGTGCTGCGCCACCGCGCCACGCTGGTGTTCACCAACTCGCGCGGGCTGGCAGAGAAACTCACCGCGCGCCTGAATGAACGCTACGCCCGCCAGTTGGGTGAGCAGCCGACCGTACCGGAAGCCTCCTTTGATTACGGCTCCTTTACCGGCGGCACGGAAAAACGCACGCAGACGCCGGACAACCTGATTGCCCGCTCGCACCACGGTTCGGTGTCAAAGGAGCAGCGCCTGGAGATTGAAACCGCCCTGAAAGCCGGTGAACTTCGTTGCGTAGTGGCGACCTCCAGCCTCGAACTGGGTATCGATATGGGCGATATCGATCTGGTGATTCAGGTGGGTGCGCCACTGTCGGTCGCCAGCGCTCTGCAACGTGTCGGACGCGCCGGACATCAGGTGGGCGGCACGCCCAAAGGAATATTCTGGCCCCGTACCCGGCGTGATTTGCTGGATACCGCCGTCACGGTTGAAGCGATGCTGGCAGGCGACCTGGATGCTATCGCCCCGCCTCACAATCCGCTCGACATCCTGGCCCAGCAGACTGTCGCCGCCGCCGCGATGGAGACGTTGCAGCTTGATGACTGGTTTGCCCTGGTACGGTGCGCCGATCCGTTCCGCTCCTTGCCACGCGCCGCGTTCGAAGCGGTGCTGGATATGCTGGCCGGACGTTACCCCTCAGACGAATTCGCCAATCTGCGCCCGCGCATTATCTGGGATCGACATAATCACACCCTGAGTGGTCGCCCCGGTGCGCAGCATCTGGCTGTCACCAGCGGCGGCACCATCCCGGACCGTGGCATGTTTAGCGTGATGTTGCCGGAAGGAGAAGAACAATCTGGCGCGCGGCGAGTCGGGGAACTGGATGAGGAGATGGTGTATGAATCGCGGGTGAACGACATTATTACCCTCGGCGCCACCTCCTGGCGTATCCAGCAAATCACCCACGATCAGGTGGTGGTGGTGCCAGCACCGGGGCGTTCGGCGCGTCTGCCATTCTGGCATGGCGAAGGTGTGGGGCGTTCTGCCGCATTAGGTGAAGCCATTGGGCGCTATCTGCGCGAGGTTGATCAGGGTGCCCCCATAGCCGACGCCCTGGATGACCATGCCCGTCATAATATTCAGACGCTGATCGCCGAGCAGCGCCAGGCGACCGGCGTGCTCCCCACCGACCGCACGCTGCTGATTGAGCGTTGTCGGGATGAAACCGGCGACTGGCGTGTCATCCTGCATTCACCCTATGGTCAACGCGTCCATGCCCCGTGGGCGCTGGCGGTGGCTGAGCGGATCACCCGGATCATGGGCATCGATCCCGCCGTAGTGGCCAGTGATGACGGTATCGTCGCCCGCTTTCCCGATAGCGACGGTCGCGTACCTGGCGCTGAATTGTTCCTGTTTGAGCCGGATGAACTGCAACGGGTGGTGAGCCAGTCGGTCGGTCAGTCGGCGCTGTTCGCCGCTCGCTTCCGCGAGTGTGCCGCCCGCGCCCTGCTGCTGCCACGCCGCAATCCGGGCAAACGCTCGCCGTTATGGCAGCAGCGACTGCGTGCCGGGCAGTTACTGGAAGTTGCCCGCCAGTTCGATGATTTTCCCATCCTGATCGAAACCGCCCGTGAATGTTTGCAGGATGTTTATGATCTTCCTGCCCTGCACCATCTGATGGCACGTCTGCAACAGGGAGAGATTCAGTTGGCCGACGTCACCACCGAATCCCCTTCGCCTTTTGCGGCACCGCTGTTGTTCGGTTATGTGGCGGAATTTATGTATGCCAGCGATGCTCCCCAGGCGGAGAAACGCGCATCGATGCTGGCACTGGACAGCAAACTGCTGAAGCGGTTGCTCGGTGAAGTGGATATGCGTGAGCTGCTCGATGCTGACATGGTGGCGCGGGTGGAACAAGAGTTACAGCGCCTGCCCGCCAGCTATCACGCCAACAGTATCGAAGCGTTGTCAGACCTGCTACGCGAGGTCGGTCCGCTAACCCACGCAGAACTGGCGCTGCGCTACAGCGGCGATGAGGTGTTAAGTGATGGTTTGCAGGCTTTGCAACAGGCACAGCGCATCTTCTGCGTCAGCATTGCAGGTGAGACACGCTGGGCGCTGGCAGAAGATGCCTCGCGTCTGCGTGATGCGCTGGGATGCCGCGTGCCGGATACACTACCGCCAGCCTTGCTCCAGCCCGTGACACGTCCGTTATATGATTTGCTCCAGCGCTATGCCCGTACCCACGCGTTATTCACCGGCAAAGACCTCGCCCGTCACTTCGGCCTTGGTGTCGCCGTGGTGATCGATGCGCTGGAAGAATTACGTCAGCAGGGCAAACTGATGAAAGGTGACTTCACCACTGCTGATGATGATGAACCGCAGTGGGTGGCGGAAAATGTGTTCCGTCGCCTGCGCCTGCGCTCGCTCCAGGCGGCGCGTGAGGCCACGAAACCGGTTGATCCGGCGGTCTATGTCACCCTGCTGCTGGAACGTCAGGGAGTCATCAGCGATGCCAACGCGCGTGAAGCTCAGGGGGCGTTGAGTGGCGTCAACGGCGTGGTGCGGGTGATTGAACAGCTAGCGGGAATTGCCCTGCCTGCCGCGCTGTGGGAAACGCAGATCCTCCCGGCGCGGGTCCGCGATTATCAGCCTGCGATGCTGGACGAATTGCTCTCCAGTGGCGAAGTGGTCTGGCATGGACAGCGCACCGCAGCAGCCGCAGAAGGGATGGTGTCACTGCATCTGAGCGAGTATGCTGCCGAAACCTTGCCACCCGCGAGTCAAGGACAAAACGTCGCCCTGACGCCGTTGCAACAACAGATCCTGACGCTGTTACAGGATGGGAGCGGTTGGTTTGTGCGCCAACTGGTCCCGCGCCTCACGTCTGAGGAAGGCGATCCCAACCTGATTTACCAGGCCATGTGGGATCTCGCCTGGCGCGGTTATCTCACCACCGACACCTGGTCAGCCTTACGCAGCGTTACCGGTCATGCCAGCACACCGCGACCACGTACCCACCGCCATCGTCATGGACATCGGGGGTATGCTGCCCCAACCCGCCTCGTTGCCAGCGGTCCCGGCCTCAATAGCATGGCGGGCCGCTGGTCGTTGCTGGCGCGCCCGGCGCTGGCCGACACCGAGCGCGCCCTGGCATTGACGGAAAATATGCTCGATCGCTTTGCTGTCGTCAGTCGCGGCGCGGCTATCGCCGAGCAGGTGCCCGGCGGTTTTCCGGCATTGCAACCGGTGTTGCGTGGCCTGGAAGATAGCGGCCGTTTGCTGCGTGGCCGCTTTGTCGCAGGCATGGGGGCCGCCCAGTTCGCTGACCACACGGTGATTGATCGCCTGCGCCAACTCGCCAATAGCCCACGCCAGGTGGGGACCCCGGTAGCGCTGGCGGTGCTCGATCCCGCTAACCCCTTCGGTGTGCAATTGCCGTGGCCGCTAAGCCTGGCCGGAAATCGCCCCACCCGCCGTCAAGGCGCACTGGTGGTGATCGCCGCTGGTCGCGTGTTGTTGTATCTGCCGCAAGGCGGTAAGGAATTGATGACGTTTGCCACCAACGCCACCTTCGATGAACAGCATGCCGCAGTGCTGGCACTGGGCGTAGCTCTTCGACGGGAAAAACACCTCAGCTTTACCCTGGAACGTGTTGACGGTCAACCCGCCGGACAATCCCCGCTGCTTGCCGCGCTGAAAGAAGCCGGTTTTTCTCGCGTGCCAAGGGGGTACAGTTGGTATGGTTAG
- the parS gene encoding type II RES/Xre toxin-antitoxin system antitoxin, giving the protein MKQFTLPATPVTPERLWQFAGLTSADGVLLMGQIDAGLEGSVASRIVSWARITQADLRHMTGIPGTTFTRGLKNRFTAEQSERLVRFIRVMDRAVELFEGDREKALQWLNEPARALGNQKPGDLVSSETGAYEVLKLITRLEHGVYS; this is encoded by the coding sequence ATGAAACAATTCACTCTCCCGGCCACCCCTGTAACGCCAGAGCGTTTGTGGCAGTTCGCCGGGTTAACCAGTGCCGATGGCGTGCTATTGATGGGCCAGATTGATGCCGGTCTCGAGGGTTCCGTCGCCAGCCGTATCGTGTCATGGGCGCGTATTACGCAGGCTGATCTGCGCCATATGACCGGCATCCCCGGCACCACCTTTACCCGTGGGCTAAAAAACCGTTTTACTGCGGAACAGAGCGAACGTCTGGTGCGTTTTATTCGCGTTATGGATCGCGCCGTGGAACTGTTTGAAGGCGACAGAGAAAAGGCGCTGCAATGGTTGAACGAGCCTGCGCGCGCCCTCGGTAATCAAAAACCCGGCGATTTAGTCTCCTCCGAAACCGGCGCTTATGAAGTGCTGAAACTGATCACCCGCCTTGAGCACGGTGTCTATTCGTGA